The Candidatus Nealsonbacteria bacterium genome contains the following window.
AAATACATTGGAAAAAGAAATGGAGAAAAGCCTTTGAGCACAACCCTCCTTATTTTAAATGGTTTGTTGATGGAAAAATGAATATTACCGAGAGTTGTTTGGATATTAATCTGGAAGAAAGGAAGAATAAAGTTGCCCTAATTTGGGAGTCGGAAAATGTTAAAGAGCCAGCCCGATATTTTACATATTATCAGCTATACAGAGAAGTCAATCAATTTGCTAACGGGCTCAAGAAGATAGGAGTTAAGAAAGGGGATAGGGTTGGTATATATCTTCCTATGATTCCCGAGACAATAATTGCAATGCTTGCTTGCGCAAGAATAGGAGCCATACATGTTGTGGTTTTTTCTGCTTTTAGTCCATCTGCTCTTAATGTGAGATTGCAAGAGACTAAAGCTAAAGTTATTATAACTGCAGACGGCTATTACCGAAGAGGAGATGAAATTAATTTAAAAAATGTAGCCGATGAAGGGCTTAGAGAAACTGAGGTTAAGAAAACAATTATTGTTAAAAGGTTAGGTAATAAGATTAACTTTAAAGAAGAAAGAGATCTTTGGTGGGATGATGTTATAGCGGGCCAAAGCGATGAGTGTGCACCTAAGATAATGGATGCCGAAGATCCATTATTTATCCTCTATACTAGTGGATCAACTGGTAAGCCAAAGGGGATAGTCCATGCTTGCGGAGGATATGCAGTTCAAGCTAAATTTACTGGAAAATGGATATTCGATCTTAAGGATGATGACATCTTCTGGTCTACAGCTGATGTGGGTTGGGTCACTGGTCATACTTATTCAGTTTATGCTCCACTTTTAAATGGAGCAACCTACTTAATATTTGAAGGAGCTCCAGACTATCCGAATCCTGACAGATGGTGTCAGACAATAGAGAAATTTGGAGTTACTACATTCTATACCGCTCCGACAGCAATTAGAATGTTTGAAAAATATGGAACTGATTTAATTAGAAAATATGATTTCAAAAATTTACAACTCTTAGGTTCTGTTGGAGAACCAATAGACGGAAGTTCTTGGGAATGGTACTATAAGGAGGTTGGTAAAAAAAGATGTCCAATTGTTGATACCTGGTGGCAAACTGAGACTGGGGGGATATTAATTACTTCACTTCCTGGCGTTGGACCATTTAGGCCTTCATTTACTGGATTGCCATTTCCTGGAGTTAAGTTTGATATTTTAGATGATAAAGGGAAGTCATCTCCAACTGATAAACAGGGAAATTTAGTTATGTTGCCGCCATTTTCTCCAGGACTTTTAAGAGGAGTTTATAAAAATCATAAAAAATATCTTGATACTTATTGGAGTGAATATGGTAAAGAAATTTATTTCACTTCTGATTTAGCATACAGAGATAAAAATAAACTCATTCGTGTTGTTGGAAGAAGTGATGATGTTATAAAAGTTGCTGGACACAGGCTTTCTACAGGAGAAATGGAAGATACAATATCAAAGATTAATTTTGTTTTAGAATGTGCTGTAATAGGTGTTCCTCATGAAATAAAGGGAGAGACTCCACTTGCCTTTGTAGTATTAAAAGAGCCAAAAGATATTGAAGAGGTTAAGAAAAGTGTTGTAGAAAGAGTCAGGGTAGACATTAGTCCTATTGCTTTGCCTCAAGATGTTCACATTGTACCTGATCTTCCTAAGACTCGTTCTGGAAAAATAATGAGAAGGATATTACGCAAACTTTTCACAAAAGAAGAGCTTGGAGATCTTTCAACTTTAGCAAATCCAGAAAGTGTAGATGAAATTAAAAAAATATTAAACATATGAAGAATTTTGTAGTTGGACACAAAAATCCCGATACAGACTCTGTTATTTCGGCTATGATTTACAGCCTTTATTTGAAAAAAATGAAGATTGATGCAGTGCCAATAATATTGGCAAAGCCAAACAAAGAAACTAAATTCATACTAGATTATTTTAGTGTAAAATCTCCTTCTGTTATTAGTGAAATAAAAGCCGGTAAATATCATTTAGTTGATCATGGTGGTCTAGAGCAGTCAGTACCGGGACTAAAAGAAGAAGACATTTCAAGTGTCGTTGATCATCATCAAATGGTTGGGCTAAAAACAATAGAGTTTATATTCTATCGAGCTGAGCCAGTTGGAAGCACAGCCACTTTGTTATTCAAGATGTTTAAGGAGAAGGGATGGAAATTAAATAAAACAGAATCCTCTCTTTTGTTAGCTGGAATAATTTCAGATACTCTTTATCTTACATCTAAGACTACCAGCAAGGAGGATAAGGATGCACTAAGAGAACTGAATAAATTAACTAAGCTTGATCTTAAGAATTTTAGTGATAAGATGTTTGAAGCTAAGTCGGA
Protein-coding sequences here:
- the acs gene encoding acetate--CoA ligase, translating into MIKKGNLYHPSKDFKKKALIKNQAVYAEANKNPIKFWEKLAKEIHWKKKWRKAFEHNPPYFKWFVDGKMNITESCLDINLEERKNKVALIWESENVKEPARYFTYYQLYREVNQFANGLKKIGVKKGDRVGIYLPMIPETIIAMLACARIGAIHVVVFSAFSPSALNVRLQETKAKVIITADGYYRRGDEINLKNVADEGLRETEVKKTIIVKRLGNKINFKEERDLWWDDVIAGQSDECAPKIMDAEDPLFILYTSGSTGKPKGIVHACGGYAVQAKFTGKWIFDLKDDDIFWSTADVGWVTGHTYSVYAPLLNGATYLIFEGAPDYPNPDRWCQTIEKFGVTTFYTAPTAIRMFEKYGTDLIRKYDFKNLQLLGSVGEPIDGSSWEWYYKEVGKKRCPIVDTWWQTETGGILITSLPGVGPFRPSFTGLPFPGVKFDILDDKGKSSPTDKQGNLVMLPPFSPGLLRGVYKNHKKYLDTYWSEYGKEIYFTSDLAYRDKNKLIRVVGRSDDVIKVAGHRLSTGEMEDTISKINFVLECAVIGVPHEIKGETPLAFVVLKEPKDIEEVKKSVVERVRVDISPIALPQDVHIVPDLPKTRSGKIMRRILRKLFTKEELGDLSTLANPESVDEIKKILNI
- a CDS encoding manganese-dependent inorganic pyrophosphatase, whose product is MKNFVVGHKNPDTDSVISAMIYSLYLKKMKIDAVPIILAKPNKETKFILDYFSVKSPSVISEIKAGKYHLVDHGGLEQSVPGLKEEDISSVVDHHQMVGLKTIEFIFYRAEPVGSTATLLFKMFKEKGWKLNKTESSLLLAGIISDTLYLTSKTTSKEDKDALRELNKLTKLDLKNFSDKMFEAKSDISGMSFTEVVTADYKDYDFAGKNICISVFETVSTKPFEGKEKEIIEIINKFKDKKKADLLFFGLVDILKKKTILYCSGEEELVVAKKAFKVASKDKNTLVLPGVTSRKKELIPPLFKVL